A region from the Streptomyces sp. 3214.6 genome encodes:
- a CDS encoding tachylectin-related carbohydrate-binding protein, whose product MTLFTRGRAARLTAMAAAAAAALPLLIAAPGTAHAADAATCRTNGPTYGVNSAGSLLEYKLKSPINGAGGYLSPTTIGSSWNNYPLVISGPDGKFYLLKSDGTWYGRRDVSTGAWAVSPRKITTAFGWLADAADRNQVTVDRSGRMWVLLDNGSLYSYRYDGSGGAWTPADTSFLHDTGWNRYDLITAADDGVIYGRAAADGKLYRSRFDSTSQRWIERHVLVSSSDWHQFKSITSNGGDTLMGVQSSTGQLFYYRFDENTRSWPVNRVEIGTSGWQNLLSVSGAPDNCGIAASHTPASPAIPLESYSRGSVMQSSTGSVEFAYTDNIGRLVHGRMADPSDVNGVQWTTISGNEAFTGQPSLVEQADGRISVTAHNTSGSVWQRNQVAKSSADWAAWNDQAGAMRQHATTAKLPSGQLVQFAADANGAPWYRLQTAANGEFLGWLPLSGTGFSGPFTAVTVRDGLQLFGKNASGVLSTALFKADGTLSAWTSLGAQAISGTPSAVVYPGYRIRVFATDGNGNVVTVSQSVEGGAYGEWTQVVGLTAQGSPSAVISPLTGLTEIVVRGTDGYIHNTGETTQGSGVWRTWQQSSFETSATEPTAVTYTNANGPTWAYSFRTADNQTRFYAVQQTAALSTTKAVRETPDFTGRSLPTAD is encoded by the coding sequence ATGACCCTCTTCACGCGCGGCAGAGCCGCTCGCCTCACGGCCATGGCGGCCGCCGCGGCGGCCGCACTGCCGCTGCTCATCGCCGCGCCGGGCACGGCGCACGCCGCCGATGCCGCGACCTGTAGGACCAACGGCCCGACGTACGGCGTGAACAGCGCCGGCTCCCTGCTGGAGTACAAGCTCAAGTCGCCGATCAACGGCGCCGGCGGATATCTCAGCCCCACCACGATCGGCTCCAGCTGGAACAACTATCCGCTGGTCATCTCCGGCCCGGACGGCAAGTTCTACCTGCTCAAGTCGGACGGCACCTGGTACGGCCGGCGTGACGTCAGCACCGGTGCCTGGGCGGTGAGTCCTCGGAAGATCACGACTGCGTTCGGTTGGCTCGCCGATGCCGCGGACCGCAACCAGGTGACCGTGGACCGCTCCGGCCGCATGTGGGTGCTGCTCGACAACGGCAGCCTCTACTCGTACAGGTACGACGGCTCGGGCGGCGCCTGGACGCCGGCCGACACGAGTTTCCTCCATGACACGGGCTGGAACCGCTACGACCTGATCACCGCAGCGGACGACGGTGTGATCTACGGCCGTGCCGCGGCGGACGGCAAGCTCTACCGCTCCCGCTTCGACAGCACGAGCCAGCGCTGGATCGAGCGCCATGTGCTGGTCAGCTCCAGCGACTGGCACCAGTTCAAGAGCATCACGTCCAACGGCGGTGACACCCTGATGGGTGTCCAGAGTTCCACCGGCCAGCTCTTCTACTACCGGTTCGACGAGAACACCAGATCCTGGCCGGTGAACCGGGTCGAGATCGGCACCTCCGGCTGGCAGAACCTGCTCAGCGTCTCGGGCGCACCGGACAACTGCGGCATCGCCGCAAGCCACACGCCCGCGTCCCCGGCCATCCCACTCGAGTCGTACAGCCGTGGCTCGGTGATGCAGTCCTCCACCGGGTCCGTCGAGTTCGCCTACACCGACAACATCGGACGGCTCGTCCACGGACGCATGGCCGACCCGTCCGACGTCAACGGCGTGCAGTGGACCACCATCTCCGGCAACGAGGCCTTCACCGGTCAGCCCTCGCTCGTCGAGCAGGCGGACGGACGGATCTCGGTCACCGCGCACAACACCTCGGGCAGCGTCTGGCAGCGCAACCAGGTCGCCAAGTCCAGTGCGGACTGGGCGGCCTGGAACGACCAGGCCGGCGCGATGCGGCAGCATGCCACCACCGCGAAGCTGCCTTCGGGACAGCTGGTGCAGTTCGCGGCCGACGCGAACGGCGCACCCTGGTACCGCCTGCAGACCGCGGCCAACGGCGAGTTCCTGGGCTGGCTGCCGCTGTCCGGCACCGGCTTCTCCGGTCCCTTCACGGCGGTGACGGTGCGGGACGGCCTCCAGTTGTTCGGCAAGAACGCCTCCGGCGTCCTGAGCACCGCGCTGTTCAAGGCGGACGGCACGCTTTCCGCCTGGACTTCGCTCGGCGCGCAGGCCATTTCCGGCACCCCGTCCGCCGTGGTCTACCCCGGATACCGCATCCGCGTCTTCGCGACCGACGGGAACGGCAACGTCGTCACCGTCTCCCAGTCCGTCGAAGGCGGGGCGTACGGCGAATGGACGCAGGTCGTCGGGCTCACCGCGCAGGGCTCCCCCAGCGCCGTGATCTCCCCGCTGACCGGCCTCACCGAGATCGTCGTCCGCGGTACGGACGGCTACATCCACAACACCGGTGAGACCACCCAGGGCAGCGGAGTGTGGCGCACCTGGCAGCAGTCCAGCTTCGAGACCTCCGCCACCGAGCCCACGGCCGTCACCTACACCAACGCCAACGGCCCGACCTGGGCGTACTCCTTCCGCACCGCGGACAACCAGACCCGGTTCTACGCGGTCCAGCAAACCGCGGCCCTCTCCACGACGAAGGCCGTCCGGGAGACCCCGGACTTCACCGGACGCAGCCTGCCCACGGCTGACTGA
- a CDS encoding sialidase family protein yields MSRLRVRALGAALVTLPLILLGAVAPPAAAGGTQPSADALIGNEQILFRSGTAGYGCFRIPTIVRTKAGTLLAFAEARRSPSCADRGAIDVVVRRSTNGGRTWGPVRVVLAGSDTDPETPYTRGNPSPVADLRTGDVQLLSTSEPAVPGGKRLPRVQRSTDDGLTFGAPKALPRLSNPQDGWFGTGPAHGIQLKRGDKAGRLVVGAYESPPQPGQDPQLVGVLYSDNGDDWFASATADSAGPGMSPGEPTVAELDNGNVYINARNNNGSSSGHRTHAVSTDSGATVPAQQVVPSLTTPEVQASVLALEQTYRATPGDTLVLSAPSHPTDRQNMRIRYSTDRGTTWHDAAQINAKRAGYSDLVELTDGEIGLVYEGGDGFSAANIYFNRFTPAAAGVPGTFTGAVYPQASQAAGRTTPDTTPDANDAYLAGSSALGTGSWGQGLALDATGEYADVPYTPGIDPGDGDFTYSLFFRYRAQPGETQQRVLMWAYGYGATKPQVWVRAQPGQNRLYAWVQGTGGGASVALTDPGPSTAFGDDAWHQLTLVRSGGRITLSVDGTSSAQATGVAGSVSADRVDGVDGIRLGAKPDSAAGDPFSGGLDEFRMYRSALTQTQLAELRTANAAPSADGSLGVRLPFQVVDTADVPALTSVAIEDDVSGHCADGTLLGGVPAEVAGRVGKGAISVTASRPGVEVPYLPALDVGSGDFTYTLWFRHTLTGADANAALLWAYGSVTGEPSLWVRAQPSQRRLLAWAETPAGAVQVALGDTGPSAAFGDGAWHLLAVTRSGGTLRLSVDATTSAEATGLSGTLTSTTTPEGLRVGSKPGNLDVFTGSLDDARLYKRAFTTDELTRIAQSVVGSSGGYPADRPALSWSMENGNTQAHQVVRPAAGPATPDSSVHCNHAFVRGGARPAATAGGGRFGAGLPLDGTDDSVELPYGADEILGSRDFTVATWLRYTAGQTSANQVVFWAYGVGAAERQVWLRAQPGQDRLAAVLQTDTATTTVYAGDGSAAYAFGDGAWHHVVLERSGGKLSLSVDGGPPGEAPAPAGSVTYEDGFAVLGLHLGARPDGHDRLKGSLDEFRLVRRALTAEEVTALRTSNADTGTATTVRLPFETLSAEPYARM; encoded by the coding sequence GTGTCCCGGCTACGCGTACGCGCCCTCGGCGCCGCCCTCGTCACCCTGCCCCTGATCCTCCTCGGAGCCGTCGCTCCGCCCGCCGCCGCCGGCGGTACACAGCCGTCGGCCGACGCTCTCATCGGAAACGAACAGATCCTTTTCCGCTCCGGAACCGCCGGATACGGCTGTTTCCGCATACCCACGATCGTCCGTACGAAGGCGGGCACCCTGCTCGCCTTCGCGGAGGCCCGCCGCTCTCCCTCCTGCGCCGACCGGGGTGCGATCGACGTCGTCGTCCGCCGCTCCACCAACGGCGGCCGCACCTGGGGCCCCGTCCGCGTGGTGCTCGCCGGCAGCGACACCGACCCGGAGACGCCCTACACGCGCGGCAACCCCTCCCCCGTGGCCGACCTGCGCACCGGCGACGTCCAGTTGCTCTCCACGTCGGAACCGGCCGTGCCGGGCGGCAAGCGGCTGCCGCGGGTCCAGCGCAGCACGGACGACGGGCTGACCTTCGGTGCGCCGAAGGCGCTGCCGCGGCTGTCGAACCCGCAGGACGGCTGGTTCGGCACCGGCCCCGCGCACGGCATCCAGCTCAAGCGCGGCGACAAGGCGGGCCGGCTGGTGGTGGGGGCGTACGAGTCCCCGCCACAGCCCGGTCAGGATCCCCAGCTCGTCGGGGTGCTCTACAGCGACAACGGCGACGACTGGTTCGCGAGCGCCACGGCCGACTCCGCCGGGCCGGGGATGTCGCCGGGCGAACCCACCGTCGCCGAACTCGACAACGGGAATGTCTACATCAACGCCCGGAACAACAACGGCTCTTCGTCCGGGCACCGCACGCACGCCGTCAGCACCGACTCCGGTGCGACCGTGCCCGCGCAGCAGGTCGTGCCCTCGCTGACCACGCCCGAGGTGCAGGCGTCGGTCCTGGCGCTGGAGCAGACCTACCGGGCCACGCCCGGTGACACGCTCGTCCTGTCGGCTCCCTCGCACCCGACGGACCGACAGAACATGCGGATCCGCTACTCCACGGACCGCGGCACCACCTGGCACGACGCCGCGCAGATCAACGCCAAGCGGGCCGGCTACTCGGACCTGGTCGAGCTGACCGACGGCGAGATCGGTCTGGTCTACGAGGGCGGCGACGGCTTCTCCGCGGCCAACATCTACTTCAACCGCTTCACCCCGGCGGCGGCCGGCGTGCCGGGCACCTTCACCGGCGCGGTGTACCCACAGGCCTCCCAGGCCGCGGGACGCACCACCCCTGACACCACGCCGGACGCCAACGACGCCTATCTCGCCGGGAGTTCGGCGCTCGGCACCGGCAGTTGGGGCCAGGGTCTGGCCCTCGACGCCACCGGTGAGTACGCCGACGTGCCGTACACGCCGGGAATCGACCCGGGCGACGGCGACTTCACCTACTCGCTGTTCTTCAGGTACCGGGCGCAGCCCGGCGAGACCCAGCAACGGGTACTGATGTGGGCCTACGGGTACGGCGCGACGAAACCGCAGGTGTGGGTGCGCGCCCAGCCCGGCCAGAACCGGCTGTACGCCTGGGTGCAGGGCACCGGCGGCGGCGCCTCCGTCGCCCTGACCGACCCCGGCCCGTCCACCGCTTTCGGCGACGACGCCTGGCACCAGCTGACGCTGGTGCGCAGCGGAGGACGGATCACGCTCTCGGTGGACGGCACGTCGTCGGCGCAGGCCACCGGGGTGGCCGGGTCGGTCAGCGCCGACCGCGTGGACGGCGTCGACGGGATCCGGCTCGGGGCCAAGCCCGACAGCGCGGCCGGTGACCCCTTCAGCGGCGGCCTGGACGAGTTCCGCATGTACCGCAGCGCTCTGACGCAGACCCAGCTCGCCGAGTTGCGCACGGCGAACGCGGCCCCTTCCGCAGACGGTTCACTCGGTGTGCGGCTGCCGTTCCAGGTCGTCGACACGGCCGATGTACCCGCGCTGACCTCGGTCGCGATCGAGGACGACGTCTCGGGACACTGCGCCGACGGGACCCTGCTCGGCGGGGTGCCCGCCGAGGTGGCCGGCCGGGTCGGCAAGGGCGCGATCTCCGTCACGGCGTCCCGACCTGGCGTCGAGGTCCCCTATCTGCCGGCCCTCGACGTCGGATCGGGTGACTTCACCTACACCCTGTGGTTCCGGCACACCCTGACCGGGGCCGACGCGAACGCCGCGCTGCTGTGGGCCTACGGCTCGGTCACGGGCGAGCCCTCGCTGTGGGTGCGGGCGCAGCCGTCCCAGCGGCGGCTGCTCGCCTGGGCCGAGACACCCGCGGGTGCGGTGCAGGTGGCACTCGGGGACACCGGCCCGTCGGCCGCCTTCGGGGACGGCGCCTGGCATCTGCTGGCGGTCACCCGAAGCGGTGGCACACTGCGGCTGAGCGTCGACGCGACCACGTCCGCCGAGGCAACCGGGCTGTCCGGCACGCTCACCTCCACCACGACGCCGGAGGGGCTGAGGGTCGGCTCCAAGCCGGGCAACCTCGATGTGTTCACCGGCTCCCTGGACGACGCCCGGCTCTACAAGCGGGCGTTCACAACGGACGAGTTGACGAGAATCGCGCAGTCCGTCGTCGGCTCCTCGGGCGGCTACCCGGCCGACAGGCCCGCCCTGTCGTGGTCCATGGAGAACGGCAACACCCAGGCCCACCAGGTGGTCAGGCCGGCAGCTGGCCCGGCCACCCCGGACTCCTCGGTGCACTGCAACCACGCCTTCGTACGGGGCGGAGCGCGTCCCGCGGCTACGGCGGGAGGCGGCAGGTTCGGGGCGGGGCTCCCCCTGGACGGCACGGACGACTCCGTCGAGCTGCCGTACGGCGCGGACGAAATCCTCGGCTCCCGTGACTTCACCGTGGCGACATGGCTGCGCTACACGGCCGGCCAGACAAGCGCCAACCAGGTCGTCTTCTGGGCGTACGGCGTCGGCGCCGCCGAACGGCAGGTGTGGCTGCGGGCCCAGCCAGGCCAGGACCGGCTCGCCGCGGTGCTGCAGACCGACACGGCCACCACCACCGTCTACGCGGGCGACGGCAGCGCGGCCTACGCCTTCGGGGACGGCGCCTGGCACCACGTGGTACTCGAGCGTTCGGGCGGGAAGCTGAGCCTGTCGGTGGACGGCGGGCCGCCCGGCGAAGCGCCGGCTCCGGCCGGCTCGGTGACGTACGAGGACGGCTTCGCCGTGCTCGGTCTGCATCTGGGCGCAAGGCCGGACGGCCACGACCGGCTCAAGGGCTCCCTGGACGAGTTCCGCCTGGTGCGGCGCGCGCTGACGGCGGAGGAAGTGACCGCCCTGCGCACGTCCAACGCGGACACCGGGACGGCCACCACCGTCCGGCTCCCGTTCGAGACGCTGTCCGCCGAGCCGTACGCCCGGATGTGA
- a CDS encoding tachylectin-related carbohydrate-binding protein — MNRISPRALISATALATALATALPLTGALPSAPAAAAVSLTCGSNGVTYTLDSAGKLNRTDMPDPAVGNALPAGSTIDTTWTGYGHMLAGPGATFYGIKSDGLYYSHRISSSNTWDVHHRKISSSFAQFRAADRIDDIAIDRGGYIWTVSGATNDLRWYRYDATANEFVEGSGKIVDKGWNYDAIYAGERGVVYGRDATDGKLYRSRYDYTSQRWIERHVLESAADWSDTKFMPSYGGDTLFRVKGGGAVTYYRFDEDIRDWAVYNKQVEASGWAGYVSVSAAPDICRLNVNHTPAATPVPLESYTPNSVMQASDGKLELAYTDNIGRLVHGRTDPADINGAQWTVISGQEAFTGRPSLSEHTDGRVVVTAHNTSGSVWQRNQSAVSSADWGNWIDLAGAMQQHAVTGKTPTGLMTQFALDASGKPWYRIQQRANVDFMGWMPLSGTGFTGPLTAVSVRDGIQLFGRKADGTLSTALFKENGTLSAWTALGAQAVTGTPSVVVYPGYRMRVFATDASGNVVTTAQSAEGGAYGTWDTIGGITAQGSPSAVISPLTGLTEIVVRGADGTVHNTGETTQGSGAWRAWQQVSFEASATEPTAFTYTNATGPTWAYTFRTADNQTRIYQVQQTSSLGALRAEADAPDFRGGKLPNPPAK; from the coding sequence ATGAACCGGATTTCACCTCGCGCACTGATCTCCGCCACTGCTCTGGCCACGGCCCTGGCGACCGCCCTGCCGCTCACCGGCGCGCTGCCCTCCGCTCCCGCAGCGGCGGCCGTCTCACTGACCTGCGGCTCCAATGGGGTCACCTACACCCTTGACTCCGCCGGCAAGCTCAACAGAACCGACATGCCGGATCCGGCGGTCGGCAACGCCCTGCCCGCCGGCAGCACCATCGACACCACCTGGACCGGCTACGGCCATATGCTCGCCGGCCCTGGAGCGACCTTCTACGGCATCAAGTCGGACGGGCTGTACTACAGCCACCGGATCAGCTCCAGCAACACCTGGGACGTCCACCACCGGAAGATCAGCTCCAGCTTCGCCCAGTTCAGGGCCGCCGACCGGATCGACGACATCGCCATCGACCGCGGCGGCTACATATGGACGGTCTCCGGCGCCACCAACGACCTGCGCTGGTACCGCTACGACGCGACCGCCAACGAGTTCGTCGAGGGCAGCGGCAAGATCGTCGACAAGGGCTGGAACTACGACGCCATCTACGCGGGCGAGCGCGGCGTCGTCTACGGCCGTGACGCGACCGACGGCAAGCTCTACCGCTCGCGCTACGACTACACCAGCCAGCGCTGGATCGAACGCCATGTGCTGGAGTCCGCCGCCGACTGGAGCGACACCAAGTTCATGCCGTCGTACGGCGGTGACACGCTGTTCCGCGTCAAGGGCGGCGGCGCGGTCACGTACTACCGCTTCGACGAGGACATCCGCGACTGGGCCGTGTACAACAAGCAGGTCGAGGCGTCCGGCTGGGCCGGCTACGTCTCGGTCTCGGCGGCGCCCGACATCTGCAGGCTCAACGTCAACCACACGCCCGCGGCGACGCCCGTGCCGCTGGAGTCGTACACCCCCAACTCCGTCATGCAGGCGTCCGACGGCAAGCTGGAGCTCGCCTACACCGACAACATCGGCCGCCTGGTCCACGGCCGCACCGACCCGGCCGACATCAACGGCGCCCAGTGGACGGTGATCTCCGGACAGGAGGCCTTCACCGGCCGGCCCTCGCTCTCCGAGCACACCGACGGCCGCGTCGTCGTCACCGCCCACAACACCTCCGGCAGCGTCTGGCAGCGCAACCAGAGCGCCGTGAGCAGTGCCGACTGGGGCAACTGGATCGATCTGGCCGGCGCCATGCAGCAGCACGCGGTCACCGGCAAGACCCCCACCGGTCTCATGACCCAGTTCGCCCTCGACGCGAGCGGCAAGCCCTGGTACCGCATCCAGCAGCGCGCCAACGTCGACTTCATGGGCTGGATGCCGCTCTCCGGCACCGGCTTCACCGGCCCCCTCACCGCCGTCAGTGTGCGCGACGGCATCCAGCTCTTCGGCAGGAAAGCCGACGGCACCCTCTCCACGGCCCTTTTCAAGGAGAACGGCACCCTCTCGGCATGGACCGCCCTCGGCGCCCAGGCCGTCACGGGCACCCCGTCGGTCGTCGTCTACCCGGGCTACCGCATGCGCGTCTTCGCCACGGACGCGAGCGGCAACGTGGTCACCACCGCCCAGTCCGCCGAGGGCGGCGCGTACGGGACGTGGGACACCATCGGCGGGATCACCGCGCAGGGCTCCCCCAGCGCCGTCATCTCCCCGCTGACCGGCCTCACGGAGATCGTCGTCCGCGGCGCCGACGGCACCGTCCACAACACCGGCGAGACCACCCAGGGCAGCGGCGCCTGGCGCGCCTGGCAGCAGGTGAGCTTCGAAGCCTCGGCCACCGAGCCGACCGCCTTCACCTACACCAACGCCACCGGCCCGACCTGGGCCTACACCTTCCGTACCGCCGACAACCAGACCCGCATCTACCAGGTCCAGCAGACCTCTTCACTCGGCGCCCTGCGCGCCGAGGCCGACGCGCCGGACTTCCGGGGCGGCAAGCTGCCCAACCCCCCGGCCAAGTGA